GTGAACCTTGCCCTGCGCACTGCTTTCAAGAATATTATATACCAATTTTCTGGCATCGTCCATCAAACTTTCGGATTCCCGCACATAAACAAACCCGCGGGAAACAACGTCCGGCCCGGAAACAACGTGGCCGTCGGTCGCGCTGATGGTGCAGACCACAACGATCAGGCCGTCCTCGCCAAGGTGCTTTCTGTCTCGCAGCACAATACTGCCTACATCGCCAACACCAAGGCCGTCGACCAGAACGCGGCCGGCCGGCACGCTGGGCAGCTGGCGCATATAGTTTTCATTGATCTCCAGCACATCGCCAATGTTACCGATATAAATGTTCGAGCGGCTCATGCCCATAGCCTGCGCCAGCGCGGCATGCTTCTGCAAATGCTTCTGCTCACCGTGAACAGGGATAAAATATTTGGGGCGCGTTACGCCCTGCATAATCTTCAGCTCTTCCTGGCACGCATGGCCGGACACATGCACCTCGTACATCGATTCGTACACAACCTCGCAGCCGCGCTTCATCAGCTCGTCGATCACAGTGCCGACAGTCTTTTCGTTGCCGGGGATCGGGCGGGCAGAAATAATAATGAAGTCCCCGGAGCCCACCTCCACCTTGCGGTGATCAGCAAATGCCATACGGGTAAGAGCGGACATCGGCTCGCCCTGGCTGCCGGTGGTAATCAGTACAATCTGCTCCTTGGGGTAGCGGCGAATCAAATCAATATCGATCAAAACGCCGTCGGGAATATCGAGATAGCCAAGCTCCTGCGCGATACCCATCACATTGAGCATGCTGCGCCCGGACAATGCCACCTTGCGTCCGTATTTCACGGCGCAATTGATAATCTGCTGCACACGGCTGATATTCGACGCAAACGTCGCAATGATGATGCGGCTTTTTTCAGCACGTAAAAATAGGTTTTCAAAGGACTGGCTGACCTTGCGCTCTGTCATTGTAAAGCCGGGGCGCTCCGCGTTCGTGGAGTCTGCCAGCAGAGCGAGAACACCCTCCTTGCCCAGCTGGGCAAACCGGCCGAGATCAATCATCTCGCCCTGGGTAGGGGTGCAGTCAATTTTAAAGTCGCCAGTGTGTACCAGAGTACCTGCGGGCGAATGGATTGCGATGCCGACGGAATCGGAAATCGAGTGGTTCACATGAATGAACTCGCAGGCCATGCAGCCCAGCTTCACTGTGTCCCCAGGTTGAACAACGTTCATCTTCACTTTACCGGCCAGTCCGTGCTCCTTGAGCTTGCCGCCTACCAACCCTAAGGTAAGGGCGGTTCCGTACAGCGGCAAATTGACTCGCTTAAGCAGGTAAGGTAGGGAGCCGATATGATCCTCATGACCGTGAGTGAGCACGACGCCGCGGATTCTATCAATATTGCGCTCGACAAAGGTGAAATCCGGAATGACCAGATCAACGCCGAGCATGTCCCCATCGGGGAACGCCATGCCGCAGTCGATGATCATCATATCACCCTCGCACTCGAACAGAGTGAAGTTTTTTCCGATCTCGTTCAGTCCGCCAAGAAAATACACTTTGATTGACGGTTTTTCCTTATGCGGTTCCTTTTTGTCCTTACGGCGTGCCTGTTTTTTCGCTTGCTTCTGTACCTGAGCAAGCAGTTCGGGCAGCACAACGCCCTTCTCCGCCTTGCGCGGCGGGTTTTTCGGCGCATCTTTCGGGCGTGGCGGCCTGCCGCCGCTCTGGCCTCCTTGGCCGCCTTGACCGCCTTGGGCACCCTTCTTTTGTGATTTGGGTGCATTTTTAGGCGCGGGTGTGTTTTTAGGTGCAGCCTTAACAGCAGGTGCGTTTTTGGGCGCAGCCATAACGGCGGCTGTTTTTTCCGTTTTCTCCGCCGTCTTCTCTACTTTCGCCGGCCTGCTCTCTTCCGCGTTTACGGTCTTCTCCGGCTGCTTGCGGGCCACCACTTTTCCGTACAAGGTGCCCGGCTTTTTCTCAGCGCCGGCGGGCGAATTATTATTCATTTTTTCTGTCACAAAATAACCTCCATTTTAATTTGAGGACAAAACCACCATGGCCTGCGCACAAACGGTGCCGCAGACCTTCTATGCAGACGCATACAGGGGAATATCCGATTGTCTATATTTATCGCGGGAATGCCGCGAAAATCAACGATTCACTGCGGATTATGTGGATTCTCCACGGGAAAAATACTGTAAAATCCGCTCAATTATGATTGGATTTATTGTACCCTGATTGCCTCATGATGTCAAGCATGGCACAAAACGGCCCCTTAGCTGCCCTACGGTTGCGGCGCGGGGAAAAGGTTGGTATAATAAAACAATACACTCTACCGTGTGGGTAAAATCTGCACTTTCTAACGAAACTGCGTTTTCGCTCCATAACTCGATTCGGATCAGCACTTTCAGATTTTTATATAAGGCAGATTCGCGCTGCTCTGCTGTTCGCTCACCGAGCCCTGCATGCAAATCTGGGCGTTAGAGCACCCTATTTGGTATTTCTATATAAAAATAGTATGCCAACATCACAGAGAAAAAAACAAAGAACGGAGACAACGGACGTGAAACAAGTAGAAATTTTTACAGATGGAGCCTGTCAGGGCAATCCCGGCCCGGGCGGATGGGGCGCGGTACTGCGATATCAGGGGCGCGAAAAAGAGATTAGCGGCGGGGAGGCACACACCACCAACAATCGCATGGAACTGAGCGCCGTGATTGAGGCGCTTTCTCTCTTGAAGGAGCCCTGCGAAATCACGCTCTGGAGCGACTCCAAATACGTCTGTGACGCGATAGAGAAGGGATGGGCCAAGGCCTGGCGCAAAAACGGCTGGAAAAAGGCTGACAAAAAGCCCGCCCTCAACATCGATTTATGGGAGCGCCTGCTGAACCTTCTGGAACCGCATCACATGACGATCCGCTGGGTGAAGGGTCACGCGGGGCACCCGGAAAACGAACGCTGCGACCGGCTGGCGGTAGCGGCGGCAGAAGAACACAAGGCAAAGCCGTAACGCATCCGGCAATCATTTTATTGCAGCGGCATCGAACCGCGCCGATTATGGCGCATGGAGGGATTCTCATGAACCGATTTGTA
Above is a window of Faecalispora anaeroviscerum DNA encoding:
- a CDS encoding RNase J family beta-CASP ribonuclease, which encodes MTEKMNNNSPAGAEKKPGTLYGKVVARKQPEKTVNAEESRPAKVEKTAEKTEKTAAVMAAPKNAPAVKAAPKNTPAPKNAPKSQKKGAQGGQGGQGGQSGGRPPRPKDAPKNPPRKAEKGVVLPELLAQVQKQAKKQARRKDKKEPHKEKPSIKVYFLGGLNEIGKNFTLFECEGDMMIIDCGMAFPDGDMLGVDLVIPDFTFVERNIDRIRGVVLTHGHEDHIGSLPYLLKRVNLPLYGTALTLGLVGGKLKEHGLAGKVKMNVVQPGDTVKLGCMACEFIHVNHSISDSVGIAIHSPAGTLVHTGDFKIDCTPTQGEMIDLGRFAQLGKEGVLALLADSTNAERPGFTMTERKVSQSFENLFLRAEKSRIIIATFASNISRVQQIINCAVKYGRKVALSGRSMLNVMGIAQELGYLDIPDGVLIDIDLIRRYPKEQIVLITTGSQGEPMSALTRMAFADHRKVEVGSGDFIIISARPIPGNEKTVGTVIDELMKRGCEVVYESMYEVHVSGHACQEELKIMQGVTRPKYFIPVHGEQKHLQKHAALAQAMGMSRSNIYIGNIGDVLEINENYMRQLPSVPAGRVLVDGLGVGDVGSIVLRDRKHLGEDGLIVVVCTISATDGHVVSGPDVVSRGFVYVRESESLMDDARKLVYNILESSAQGKVHDWGMLKTRIKDDLSRMLYDKTRRSPMILPIIMEV
- the rnhA gene encoding ribonuclease HI, encoding MKQVEIFTDGACQGNPGPGGWGAVLRYQGREKEISGGEAHTTNNRMELSAVIEALSLLKEPCEITLWSDSKYVCDAIEKGWAKAWRKNGWKKADKKPALNIDLWERLLNLLEPHHMTIRWVKGHAGHPENERCDRLAVAAAEEHKAKP